A single Paracholeplasma manati DNA region contains:
- a CDS encoding GNAT family N-acetyltransferase yields the protein MITLREITPDNFRAIIQLSDTLDESQKKSVAPNVVSIAQAYVNLERAWPRAIYLDEEPIGFVMMALQDDDIPEADQPAYFLWRFMIAKPYQNKGYGKQVIDILKQKAIEDGMAYWYVTCTMHDPMPYQFYITCGFEDTHEMDDDEQILKMRLK from the coding sequence ATGATTACCTTAAGAGAAATCACACCTGATAATTTTAGAGCCATCATTCAATTATCGGATACATTGGATGAATCCCAAAAGAAGAGCGTCGCACCGAATGTGGTGTCTATCGCTCAAGCGTATGTAAATTTAGAACGCGCATGGCCAAGAGCGATTTATTTAGATGAAGAACCGATTGGGTTTGTGATGATGGCACTCCAGGACGATGATATTCCAGAAGCGGACCAACCCGCTTATTTTTTATGGCGATTCATGATTGCGAAACCATACCAAAACAAAGGCTATGGAAAACAGGTCATCGACATCCTCAAACAAAAAGCGATAGAAGATGGTATGGCTTATTGGTATGTGACTTGCACAATGCATGACCCTATGCCCTATCAGTTCTATATTACATGTGGTTTCGAAGACACCCATGAGATGGATGAC
- a CDS encoding ASCH domain-containing protein: MNDIQSFFNRFIEQSHRDSNARYVDVYHFELNEYWANELLRLVLIGQKKATASSYDSFKLGNETLPKKGDLNIITDFAGNPRCVVETKQITILPFKDFTYEIVKREGEDDNLESWQQGHIRFFTAEGKALGYTFSEDMLVVFEDFEVVYQE; this comes from the coding sequence ATGAATGACATTCAATCTTTTTTTAATAGATTCATTGAACAATCCCATAGAGATTCCAATGCACGTTATGTCGATGTGTATCATTTTGAGCTCAACGAGTACTGGGCAAATGAATTGTTACGTTTGGTGCTCATTGGACAAAAGAAAGCTACAGCATCCAGTTACGACAGTTTCAAATTAGGCAATGAAACCCTTCCCAAAAAAGGTGATTTAAATATCATCACCGATTTTGCAGGAAACCCTCGATGTGTGGTTGAAACCAAACAAATCACCATCCTGCCTTTTAAAGATTTTACCTACGAAATTGTGAAACGTGAAGGTGAGGATGACAATTTAGAGTCTTGGCAACAAGGACACATCCGATTCTTTACAGCTGAAGGCAAAGCACTTGGATATACCTTTAGTGAGGATATGTTGGTTGTATTCGAAGATTTTGAAGTGGTCTATCAAGAATAA
- a CDS encoding TldD/PmbA family protein, with product MYQTWLKLGLDKGITDLEIYAVKNRSLKLSVYQNKLDQHVQSEVESVTIRGIYQNKLSTVRFENLSLENVDHMLNQLIENAKALTVVEPAIIFEGSKSYPVVEEDKFDFSAVPVIDKINLLKKLEQGLLKNPAVSQVQTTQYQEVASVTTLVNSKGLNLSRTQSYAYAYAIGVFKKDESDIQTAYDIKLAKKFEDFNVDQMIQTTLDMGLAKLGGKSIPTKAYPVIFNNEMFSDILNVFSSIFSGEAAYRNITPLKDKVGKPIFDSKINLVNDPLHQDAFFKVPFDDEGVACQQRYVVKDGVFTGFNHNLKTAKIFNTEPTGNGFGGSIQMSNFVLQPGNTSLEDMIKGVEDGVLITDLIGLHAGVKTISGEFSLQAAGQKIEQGKIVRAVKMIVVSGNFFEMMNHIVTLGSDLKFNLSGVASPSVLVESLVISGE from the coding sequence ATGTATCAAACATGGTTAAAATTAGGGTTAGATAAAGGCATCACTGACCTTGAAATATACGCAGTTAAGAACAGAAGTTTAAAGCTGTCTGTTTATCAAAATAAATTGGATCAACACGTTCAAAGCGAAGTTGAATCGGTCACGATTCGTGGGATTTATCAAAACAAGTTATCGACTGTACGTTTTGAAAACCTCTCTTTAGAAAACGTGGATCATATGCTTAATCAATTGATTGAAAATGCGAAAGCATTGACAGTTGTTGAACCAGCCATCATTTTTGAAGGATCTAAATCCTATCCAGTGGTTGAAGAAGACAAGTTTGATTTTAGTGCTGTACCAGTCATCGATAAAATCAACCTCTTGAAAAAATTAGAACAAGGTTTACTTAAAAATCCAGCCGTATCTCAAGTTCAAACCACACAGTACCAAGAAGTTGCGTCAGTAACTACTTTAGTGAACTCCAAAGGATTAAACCTATCAAGAACACAATCTTATGCTTATGCTTACGCGATTGGTGTATTTAAAAAGGATGAATCCGATATCCAAACCGCTTATGATATCAAGTTAGCCAAGAAGTTTGAAGACTTCAATGTGGATCAAATGATTCAAACGACTTTAGACATGGGGCTTGCGAAACTGGGTGGTAAATCGATTCCAACCAAAGCCTATCCAGTGATCTTCAACAACGAAATGTTCTCAGACATTTTAAATGTGTTTTCAAGCATTTTCTCTGGGGAAGCTGCATATCGTAACATCACCCCACTGAAAGATAAAGTTGGTAAACCCATTTTTGACTCAAAGATCAATTTGGTCAATGATCCACTCCATCAAGATGCATTCTTCAAAGTACCATTTGATGATGAAGGTGTCGCATGTCAACAGCGCTACGTGGTTAAAGATGGTGTATTCACCGGGTTTAACCATAACTTAAAAACAGCGAAGATTTTCAATACGGAACCAACCGGCAATGGCTTTGGGGGTTCTATCCAAATGTCAAACTTTGTTTTACAACCAGGCAATACCTCTTTAGAAGATATGATTAAAGGGGTAGAAGATGGTGTATTAATCACTGATTTGATTGGACTACATGCCGGTGTTAAAACCATTTCTGGTGAATTTAGCTTACAAGCAGCAGGTCAAAAGATTGAACAAGGCAAGATTGTTCGTGCTGTTAAGATGATTGTGGTTTCAGGTAATTTCTTTGAGATGATGAACCATATAGTCACTTTAGGTAGTGATTTAAAGTTCAATTTATCTGGGGTTGCTAGCCCATCGGTATTGGTTGAATCACTCGTGATTTCAGGTGAATAA
- a CDS encoding TldD/PmbA family protein codes for MLEKQQLQILLEDALQTGADFAEIFLEDTASSIIRVMNGEVTSIDRGNVHGAGVRLIQNTDEVYGFTNDVSLESLEKLVKNLRASFSGPLHNAVPLGEPKPYINNIKRPMESVPVAEKTVKLQHLSHIMKNHDPRIVQSMVQLIETRQKVLVVNSEGVYQDDLRTYTRVYLMAASSENGVMQQAGEGPGRYMGLEIFDEIDFDQLAKEVATSSITLLSAEDMVPQVMPVVLHNGFGGVIFHEACGHPLEATAVAKGLSPFVGKLGEKVGSDKVTAYDDGDVESAWGRLSFDDEGKPTQKNLLIENGVLKGYLIDYRNGRKMKMAPTGSGRRQSYKFSPTSRMNSTYIAPGTDKFEDIIKDTKYGLFAKKLGGGTVVPATGEFNFAVQEGYLIEDGKLTKPVRGAMLIGHGKDVLFKIDRVADNLEFGQGMCGSLSGSIPVDVGQPTIRVSSMTVGGAGGKK; via the coding sequence ATGTTAGAAAAACAACAGCTACAAATCTTATTAGAAGATGCCCTCCAAACTGGGGCTGACTTCGCAGAAATCTTTTTAGAAGACACCGCGTCTTCGATCATTCGTGTGATGAATGGTGAAGTCACATCCATCGACCGTGGAAATGTCCACGGGGCAGGAGTTAGACTCATTCAAAACACCGATGAAGTGTATGGATTTACCAATGATGTTTCATTGGAATCGTTAGAAAAATTGGTTAAGAATTTACGCGCTTCTTTTTCAGGACCATTGCATAATGCAGTGCCTCTAGGGGAGCCAAAACCTTATATCAATAACATCAAACGTCCGATGGAAAGTGTTCCTGTCGCTGAAAAAACAGTGAAACTTCAACACTTATCACACATCATGAAAAACCACGACCCTAGAATCGTTCAATCGATGGTTCAATTGATTGAAACAAGACAAAAGGTTTTAGTGGTAAATAGTGAAGGTGTTTATCAAGATGATCTCAGAACCTACACTCGCGTGTATTTAATGGCTGCGTCCTCAGAGAACGGGGTTATGCAACAAGCTGGAGAAGGTCCAGGGCGTTACATGGGATTAGAAATCTTTGATGAAATTGATTTTGATCAGCTTGCGAAAGAAGTAGCAACCTCCAGTATCACATTATTATCAGCCGAAGATATGGTGCCTCAAGTCATGCCTGTCGTTTTACACAATGGGTTTGGTGGGGTTATTTTCCATGAAGCTTGTGGTCACCCACTCGAAGCGACAGCGGTGGCGAAAGGGTTATCTCCATTCGTCGGAAAACTCGGTGAAAAAGTCGGTTCTGATAAAGTTACGGCGTATGACGATGGTGACGTGGAATCGGCTTGGGGTAGATTATCCTTTGATGATGAAGGCAAACCAACCCAAAAGAATCTACTCATTGAAAATGGCGTATTAAAAGGATATCTCATCGATTACCGAAATGGTCGTAAGATGAAGATGGCACCGACTGGATCCGGTCGTAGACAATCTTATAAATTCTCACCAACCTCGAGAATGAATTCTACTTATATCGCACCAGGTACCGATAAGTTTGAAGATATTATCAAGGATACTAAGTACGGTCTATTCGCGAAAAAACTCGGTGGTGGTACCGTTGTACCAGCCACAGGTGAGTTCAATTTCGCGGTTCAAGAAGGGTATCTCATTGAAGATGGTAAGCTCACCAAGCCAGTCCGTGGTGCGATGCTGATTGGACATGGTAAAGATGTCTTATTTAAGATTGACCGTGTCGCTGATAATCTAGAATTCGGACAAGGTATGTGTGGTTCACTATCCGGTAGTATTCCAGTCGACGTGGGTCAACCAACCATTCGTGTGTCTTCGATGACCGTCGGTGGTGCAGGGGGTAAAAAATAA
- a CDS encoding SOUL family heme-binding protein — protein sequence MGFFETIRYTLIKKDKNIEIRQYDVFLLASTKTLSNKQFDSGFMNVFNYISGDNHTSEKISMTTPVVSYEEDDQLVTGFYVPSKYDKTNVPKPTSEHVFIQENEASIYAVIRFSGGWREKNFKVAEERLMDYLNQNHYEILSNRIIFRYQPPFIPGFLRRNEIAFKIKYT from the coding sequence ATGGGCTTCTTTGAAACCATTCGTTACACATTGATTAAAAAGGATAAAAACATCGAAATTAGACAATACGATGTCTTCCTACTCGCATCCACCAAAACGCTCTCTAATAAGCAATTCGATTCGGGTTTTATGAATGTGTTTAATTATATCTCAGGCGATAACCATACCTCTGAAAAAATATCGATGACCACCCCAGTGGTATCTTATGAAGAGGATGATCAATTGGTCACGGGGTTTTATGTGCCTTCCAAGTACGATAAGACAAACGTTCCAAAACCGACCAGTGAACATGTCTTCATCCAAGAAAACGAAGCTTCGATATACGCAGTGATTCGTTTCAGTGGGGGTTGGCGTGAAAAGAATTTTAAGGTTGCTGAAGAGAGACTTATGGATTATTTGAATCAAAACCATTATGAAATCCTGTCAAATCGAATCATCTTCAGGTATCAACCACCGTTCATACCAGGGTTCTTAAGACGAAATGAAATCGCCTTTAAAATCAAATACACCTAA
- a CDS encoding deoxynucleoside kinase: MVIVIGGMIGLGKTTVAEILAEQLGSQVFYESVDDNPILPLFYTSSKEEIEAKRYPFLLQLYFLNSRFKTIKDALQHENNIIDRSIYEDWYFAKRNRDLGRISDLEFEMYEKLLKNMMEELTGLPKKAPDLMVYLKGSFETVLKRIQLRGRSYELDQSLVDYYKFLWENYDDWVLHHYKASKVVMIDMDKYDVRNASDRHEVIQLITQNL; the protein is encoded by the coding sequence ATGGTGATAGTCATTGGCGGTATGATCGGTCTGGGTAAGACCACAGTAGCAGAAATCTTAGCAGAACAACTCGGTAGTCAAGTATTTTATGAATCGGTCGATGATAATCCCATATTACCATTATTCTATACCTCTTCAAAAGAAGAGATTGAAGCGAAAAGATACCCATTTCTTTTACAACTCTATTTCTTGAATTCTAGATTTAAGACCATCAAAGATGCGCTACAACATGAAAACAACATCATTGACCGTTCTATCTATGAAGACTGGTATTTCGCAAAAAGAAATCGTGATTTGGGCAGAATCTCTGATCTTGAATTTGAAATGTATGAAAAACTTCTAAAAAACATGATGGAAGAACTTACAGGGTTACCTAAGAAGGCTCCAGATTTGATGGTCTATCTCAAAGGTTCATTTGAAACCGTACTTAAACGCATTCAGCTCCGTGGTAGAAGTTATGAATTAGACCAATCCTTGGTGGATTATTACAAATTCTTATGGGAAAACTATGATGATTGGGTCTTACACCATTATAAAGCTTCTAAAGTGGTCATGATTGATATGGATAAGTATGATGTGAGAAATGCTTCTGATCGTCATGAAGTTATCCAACTCATTACTCAAAACCTATAA
- the heR gene encoding heliorhodopsin HeR, translating into MSEKALKRDPLAFDSLIRFNKIMGSVHLIQGVLMMLFAFLVYPNLDGTGTQTFTIPVIGNYLNFVEGQGLVLTPTETLFELPFLPLTASFLLISALFHFIIAFPYKDKYVADLKVGINKLRWYEYALSSSLMIVLISSLFGVRDVAVFALIALANAAMNLFGLDMELLNAGESKAGKKVNWLPFIFGSIIGLAPWVAIAFYIGVNPNLANVPGFVWAILVTYFVAFNTFPVNMVLQYLGKGKFKNYLYGERGYIILSLVAKTILTWLVLFGAFQP; encoded by the coding sequence ATGTCAGAAAAAGCGTTAAAAAGAGACCCACTTGCGTTTGATAGTCTAATTCGCTTCAACAAGATCATGGGTTCGGTTCACCTTATTCAAGGCGTCTTGATGATGCTATTTGCATTTTTAGTTTATCCTAATTTGGATGGCACCGGTACACAAACATTTACAATTCCTGTGATTGGGAATTACTTAAACTTCGTTGAAGGTCAAGGTTTGGTCTTAACCCCTACAGAAACCTTATTCGAATTACCATTCTTACCATTAACAGCTAGCTTCTTACTCATTTCTGCATTGTTCCATTTCATCATTGCTTTCCCTTATAAAGACAAATACGTCGCTGACTTAAAAGTCGGTATCAACAAACTCAGATGGTACGAATATGCCCTATCTTCTTCATTGATGATCGTATTGATCTCTTCATTATTTGGTGTCAGAGACGTTGCCGTATTCGCGTTGATTGCTCTCGCAAATGCTGCGATGAACTTATTCGGTTTAGACATGGAATTACTCAATGCGGGCGAATCCAAAGCTGGTAAAAAAGTCAATTGGTTACCATTTATTTTCGGTTCAATCATCGGTTTAGCCCCTTGGGTAGCGATTGCGTTCTATATTGGAGTTAACCCTAATTTAGCCAATGTACCCGGATTTGTTTGGGCCATCTTAGTCACTTACTTTGTTGCGTTCAACACATTCCCAGTCAACATGGTATTACAATACTTAGGTAAAGGTAAATTCAAAAACTATCTTTATGGTGAAAGAGGTTATATCATTCTTTCCTTAGTAGCGAAGACCATTTTAACTTGGTTAGTGCTATTTGGTGCGTTCCAACCTTAA
- a CDS encoding aldo/keto reductase: MKQRMLGKTGVMVSEIALGCWQLGAVWGEPFNPEIALNTLKTATSQGINCLDTADVYMGGESERAIGRYLQTLDEKPFVITKMGRFQSPHIAAGYHEDNLRRFVKQSLKNLQVDALDMVLLHCPPSEVYDTPEVFESLDIIKADGLIKHYGVSVETVEEGLNAIQYPGVEAIEIIFNMFRLKPAEHFFLEAKKQNVGIIVRVPLASGLLTGKFKKDTQFNPNDHRTYNRQGEKFDMGETFSGVNYNTGLEAVEELKKVFPNESLPLIALRWILMFDAVSTVIPGASRPEQILENATASLLPPLTEAQMKQVEAIYNQYIRPLVHHKW, encoded by the coding sequence ATGAAACAACGAATGCTCGGAAAGACCGGTGTGATGGTCAGTGAAATCGCCCTCGGTTGTTGGCAACTCGGTGCGGTTTGGGGTGAACCTTTCAACCCAGAAATCGCGTTAAATACACTGAAAACAGCGACATCACAAGGCATCAACTGTTTGGATACCGCCGATGTTTATATGGGTGGTGAATCCGAAAGAGCGATTGGTAGATACCTTCAAACATTAGATGAAAAACCATTTGTGATTACGAAGATGGGTCGTTTTCAAAGCCCACACATCGCTGCGGGATATCATGAAGATAACCTCAGAAGATTTGTCAAACAATCGTTGAAAAACCTTCAAGTGGATGCATTAGACATGGTGTTGTTACACTGTCCACCGAGTGAAGTTTACGATACGCCTGAGGTCTTTGAAAGCTTAGATATCATCAAAGCGGATGGTCTGATCAAACATTATGGCGTCAGTGTTGAAACTGTGGAAGAGGGCTTAAATGCCATCCAATACCCTGGGGTTGAAGCGATTGAAATCATCTTTAATATGTTCCGCTTGAAACCAGCAGAACACTTCTTCTTAGAAGCCAAGAAACAAAACGTTGGTATTATTGTTAGAGTACCTCTCGCATCTGGTTTACTCACAGGTAAATTTAAGAAAGATACACAGTTCAATCCAAACGACCATCGAACTTATAACCGTCAGGGTGAAAAGTTTGATATGGGTGAAACCTTCAGTGGGGTCAATTATAACACCGGTTTAGAAGCGGTTGAAGAGTTAAAGAAAGTCTTCCCAAATGAGTCCTTACCGCTCATCGCGTTGAGATGGATTTTGATGTTTGACGCGGTCAGTACCGTGATTCCTGGGGCGAGCCGTCCTGAACAAATCTTAGAGAATGCGACAGCATCCCTATTACCCCCATTAACCGAAGCTCAAATGAAACAGGTTGAAGCGATTTACAATCAATATATCAGACCACTCGTTCATCATAAGTGGTAG
- a CDS encoding pectinesterase family protein, which yields MKKIVTLFVFLFLGTILLACENPSVDYDALIQQNILNIPSEVTENITLPTTVEVEGETFNIVWASSQPATLSTSGVVTRPSHSTGDIEVTLTASVTRTNFSKNLSYTVTVKALPIPTFTLTFNANGGSSVNPQTVNEGAKVNAPLDPTKTGYTFMGWFKEESLTTPWVFNTDIVNANITLYAKWEAIPEVYTVTFETADGSTLSTSQVTEGNLVVKPENDPEKLGYAFVEWQLNQVAFDFSQTIIDQDITLKPVFEIVEYTISYWKPVDATILTMGDDTYTIESEPVFRTIEMTGMIFVGWFTQPEGGTLVESIPLGSTGNYELYGRFETDPDLPTGTLLYTPEDVLNLITNGATGQVHLMNDIDMTGTTLTGSAKTFDGILDGHGYTIRGAVINASGNKMGFLFKEVLNGGVVKNINFVDSIHNGGGSSESSAFISAFAQGGSRFENISFFNVSVIHAGSYAALLFGDVINDANETTIIIRNITVINDENHWIEGSSYVGGLIGAARKAVTIDVENVYFDSKVAAPNQAAGAIMGRLNAAGITLTVRQIVVKGSVSSGKNVGSILGTNISGSTIIADQVFISDITQTSGTNTNKIGVGNLPSGSTATLTNLYYASETTVFMVGTAPIAMPEGTGLTNAEITQAWFDQSGFNATFFKYLNGSIARQSDDTGPVVETGFSLSTSQVKKYYLVGETLDLTNLAVYATFSDGSSTLLESALYQIDSTLFDNTQDGEYDITITYNNETKVFSVKVVSVTHVLADDLLMKQTYAVGSSLNTDGLVVKAVLTDGTFLKLNANEYTMDISQVDFNTPGDYQISITYKTFDVVHINIYVHALDVSIPTAISIYVDQSFLGYDSEIINNHMMFKTVKSALQYLVNQNYPTTTLKHLYVMAGTYREKVTITVPSLIMIGEDEATTIITYDAASGTQQPNGSTWGTQGSATVSIKSSATGFMAKNITFQNDFNFNQSTIADKQGVALVNEADQVIFYQVSFKGYQDTLYAKSGRQYYLDVYIEGVVDFIFGNGGPAFFENSEIRSLARSTGVISTNKGYNTQNTLLVSFGYVFYNNTFTFEQGVPVGSVDLGRPWDKSAAIMYIQNTFGEHISSRGWTEMSGNLPQDARFYEFENRDVNQQLLPTTTNGKTLSSELVSSAIDKAVVFDETNGLVTFSSEWLYQNALTYLQSIA from the coding sequence GTGAAGAAGATTGTAACGCTATTCGTGTTTCTATTTTTAGGAACGATTTTACTCGCATGTGAAAATCCATCTGTGGATTACGATGCTTTGATTCAACAGAATATTCTCAATATTCCGAGTGAAGTTACAGAGAATATCACTTTGCCTACGACAGTTGAAGTTGAGGGAGAAACCTTCAATATTGTTTGGGCATCCAGCCAACCTGCAACACTATCCACCAGTGGTGTGGTCACAAGACCAAGTCATTCCACAGGGGATATTGAAGTCACATTGACTGCGTCTGTGACACGCACCAACTTTAGTAAAAACTTGAGTTACACCGTTACGGTTAAAGCCTTACCAATCCCTACATTTACCCTGACCTTTAATGCCAATGGAGGTTCATCCGTGAACCCACAAACGGTTAATGAAGGTGCGAAAGTAAATGCCCCATTAGATCCAACCAAAACAGGATATACTTTTATGGGTTGGTTTAAAGAAGAAAGTTTAACCACCCCATGGGTATTTAATACCGATATCGTAAACGCCAATATCACCTTATATGCTAAATGGGAAGCAATCCCTGAAGTATATACGGTCACATTTGAAACTGCAGATGGTTCAACCCTATCAACCAGTCAAGTGACTGAAGGGAACCTCGTGGTTAAACCAGAAAACGATCCTGAAAAATTAGGTTATGCCTTTGTTGAGTGGCAGCTCAATCAAGTCGCCTTTGATTTTTCACAAACCATCATCGATCAAGACATTACTTTAAAACCTGTATTTGAAATCGTCGAATATACCATCAGTTATTGGAAACCTGTAGACGCAACCATTTTAACCATGGGGGATGACACTTACACCATCGAATCAGAACCAGTCTTTAGAACCATAGAAATGACGGGTATGATCTTTGTTGGGTGGTTTACACAACCTGAAGGTGGTACATTGGTAGAATCCATCCCACTCGGTTCTACGGGTAACTATGAATTGTATGGTAGGTTCGAAACAGATCCTGATCTACCTACGGGTACCTTATTATATACACCCGAAGATGTCTTAAACCTCATTACCAATGGCGCAACAGGCCAAGTGCATTTGATGAATGACATCGATATGACTGGCACCACGTTAACCGGTAGTGCGAAAACATTTGATGGTATTTTAGATGGCCATGGATATACCATTCGTGGTGCAGTCATCAACGCCTCCGGCAATAAGATGGGCTTCTTATTCAAAGAAGTACTCAATGGCGGTGTTGTTAAGAACATCAACTTCGTGGATTCCATCCACAATGGTGGTGGTTCCTCCGAATCCTCTGCATTCATCTCAGCATTTGCTCAAGGTGGATCTCGATTTGAAAATATCTCATTCTTCAATGTATCGGTTATTCATGCCGGGTCTTACGCAGCTTTATTGTTTGGGGATGTCATCAATGACGCTAACGAAACCACCATCATCATTCGAAATATTACCGTCATCAATGATGAAAATCACTGGATTGAAGGTAGTTCCTATGTGGGTGGGTTGATTGGTGCCGCAAGAAAAGCCGTTACCATCGATGTTGAAAATGTTTACTTTGATTCTAAAGTGGCTGCACCTAACCAAGCGGCAGGTGCGATTATGGGCCGTTTAAACGCAGCAGGTATTACATTAACCGTCAGACAAATTGTGGTTAAAGGCAGCGTTTCTTCTGGTAAGAATGTCGGTTCTATTTTAGGTACCAACATTTCAGGTTCAACCATCATCGCTGATCAAGTGTTTATATCTGATATCACACAAACCTCAGGGACCAACACCAACAAAATCGGTGTAGGTAACTTACCAAGTGGTTCAACAGCGACCTTAACCAATTTATACTACGCCAGCGAAACCACCGTATTTATGGTCGGTACAGCACCGATTGCGATGCCTGAAGGTACTGGGTTAACCAACGCTGAAATTACGCAAGCCTGGTTTGACCAAAGTGGATTTAACGCAACCTTCTTTAAATACTTAAATGGCTCTATTGCAAGACAATCAGATGATACTGGCCCTGTGGTTGAAACTGGATTCTCACTTTCAACATCACAAGTCAAAAAGTATTATTTGGTAGGTGAAACCTTGGATTTAACCAATCTAGCTGTTTACGCTACCTTCTCGGATGGTTCTAGTACGTTATTAGAGTCCGCTTTATATCAAATCGATTCAACCCTATTCGATAACACCCAAGATGGTGAGTATGATATCACCATCACGTATAACAATGAAACCAAGGTATTCTCAGTGAAAGTTGTTTCGGTCACCCACGTATTAGCAGATGACTTATTGATGAAACAAACATACGCTGTGGGTTCAAGTCTCAATACCGATGGTTTGGTGGTTAAAGCTGTATTAACCGATGGGACATTCTTGAAGCTTAACGCCAATGAATACACCATGGATATTTCACAAGTCGATTTCAATACCCCTGGTGATTATCAAATCAGCATCACATACAAGACCTTTGATGTGGTTCATATCAATATCTATGTCCATGCGCTAGATGTATCTATTCCAACAGCGATTTCGATTTATGTCGATCAAAGTTTCTTAGGGTATGACAGTGAAATCATCAATAATCATATGATGTTTAAAACGGTTAAATCTGCCTTACAATATTTAGTGAATCAAAACTATCCAACCACAACTTTGAAACATCTTTATGTGATGGCAGGCACTTATCGTGAAAAAGTCACGATTACTGTGCCAAGTTTGATTATGATTGGTGAAGATGAAGCAACTACGATCATTACCTATGACGCAGCATCTGGTACACAACAACCGAATGGCTCAACTTGGGGTACCCAAGGTTCAGCTACCGTTTCAATCAAATCATCCGCCACAGGCTTTATGGCGAAGAACATCACATTCCAAAATGATTTCAATTTCAATCAATCGACCATCGCAGATAAACAAGGGGTCGCCTTGGTGAATGAAGCTGACCAAGTCATTTTCTATCAAGTCTCCTTCAAAGGTTATCAAGATACCCTCTATGCAAAATCAGGTCGTCAATATTATCTAGATGTGTATATTGAAGGTGTGGTTGATTTCATCTTTGGTAATGGTGGTCCAGCCTTCTTTGAAAATTCTGAGATTCGTTCCTTGGCACGTTCAACCGGTGTCATCTCAACCAACAAGGGTTATAACACTCAAAATACACTTCTCGTCAGTTTTGGTTATGTGTTCTATAACAACACATTTACCTTTGAACAAGGCGTTCCAGTGGGCTCCGTAGACTTAGGCAGACCATGGGATAAGAGTGCAGCCATCATGTACATTCAAAATACATTTGGTGAACACATCAGCAGTAGAGGGTGGACAGAAATGTCTGGCAACTTACCTCAAGATGCACGATTCTATGAGTTTGAAAACAGGGATGTTAATCAACAACTATTACCAACCACTACCAATGGTAAAACCTTATCGTCTGAACTCGTTTCCAGTGCGATTGATAAAGCCGTTGTATTCGATGAAACCAATGGTTTGGTTACCTTTAGTAGCGAATGGCTCTACCAAAACGCGTTAACTTACTTACAATCTATAGCGTAA
- a CDS encoding DUF7670 domain-containing protein, with translation MSIKTLVQWSPRVLSILFTLFLSMFSFDVFEMAAPWYELLLGFLIHNIPTLILAIVIFLAWKRPLIGSIVFAAAGLFNTILVFTNQGLEDWLSVVILGLPAIIIAILYYIDYRFI, from the coding sequence ATGTCTATCAAGACTTTGGTTCAATGGTCTCCCCGTGTTTTATCCATTTTATTCACGTTATTTTTATCGATGTTTTCATTCGACGTTTTTGAAATGGCTGCCCCATGGTATGAATTATTGTTGGGATTCTTGATACACAATATTCCGACATTGATTCTCGCGATTGTGATTTTTCTCGCTTGGAAAAGACCCCTAATTGGTTCGATCGTGTTCGCTGCAGCGGGTTTATTCAATACAATCTTGGTTTTTACAAATCAAGGTTTAGAAGATTGGCTTTCAGTGGTGATTTTGGGACTCCCGGCTATCATAATAGCTATTTTGTATTATATTGATTATCGTTTTATATAG